Proteins from a single region of Haloplanus sp. GDY1:
- the fdhF gene encoding formate dehydrogenase subunit alpha — protein sequence MSDTPDGVETICPYCGVGCGIKVTEDMRFAPWGEAPVNEGRICIKGGAATEVVDHEDRLTDPLIRGSDGELHAATWDEALDYVVAEMERIRDDHGPDAMGFFGCSKAMNEENYLLQKLARRYGTNNVDNCTRMCHASTVYALRRSLGAGAMTNSMADLREAADVLWIQGANPAEQHPIANSVYFRQAVLEGATVVQVDPHANKTTRAFDVEGTDRHMHLQLEPGTDIPLLNVVIKTVLENGWVDEAFVEERTEGFEHLEETLADFDKAEAAAECGVPLEDIERAAEVYATADNAAIFTGMGMSQHTCGVDNVQNEINLALITGNLGRPGTGVNPLRGQNNVQGTCDVGAMPNTLPGYQNVEDEALRAEVEAVWGFDVPPNAGLTNVELSHEAGRSVHGLYVMGENPIMSEPDANRVEERLADLEFLVVQDVFPTDTTAYADVVLPATSWAERGGTVVNTDRRVQRMRGIGTVHPNTRHDLDIVADVGRRLFGTGAGFDFEEPEAVFEELRKVCPIFAGMTYDRLGETGIHWPCLEPGDEGDPYLYEEEFTTKNGLGYIEGVRHQPPKEVPDDEYPLILTTARLIEHYNTGTMSRRSPTLNRQHPENFVDVHPADAERYGVADGDRVTLRSRRGEIEVRAQVTEDIKEGTVWTTPHFAASSANRLTNDVLDERAKIPEYKAAAVALEPTEGAEAAGDD from the coding sequence ATGAGCGACACACCGGACGGAGTCGAGACGATCTGTCCGTACTGCGGAGTGGGATGTGGAATCAAAGTGACCGAGGACATGCGGTTCGCGCCGTGGGGTGAGGCGCCGGTCAACGAGGGCCGGATCTGCATCAAGGGTGGCGCGGCGACGGAGGTCGTCGATCACGAGGACCGACTGACCGACCCGCTGATCCGCGGGTCGGACGGCGAACTCCACGCGGCCACGTGGGACGAGGCGCTGGACTACGTGGTCGCGGAGATGGAGCGGATCCGCGACGACCACGGCCCGGACGCGATGGGCTTTTTCGGCTGCTCGAAGGCGATGAACGAGGAGAACTACCTCCTCCAGAAACTCGCCCGTCGCTACGGGACGAACAACGTGGACAACTGCACGCGCATGTGTCACGCCTCGACGGTGTACGCCCTGCGTCGGAGCCTCGGCGCGGGCGCGATGACGAACAGCATGGCCGACCTCCGGGAGGCGGCGGACGTGCTCTGGATCCAGGGCGCCAACCCCGCCGAGCAACACCCGATCGCCAACAGCGTCTACTTCCGGCAGGCGGTGCTGGAGGGGGCGACCGTCGTCCAGGTCGACCCGCACGCGAACAAGACGACCCGAGCGTTCGACGTCGAGGGGACCGACCGGCACATGCATCTCCAACTCGAACCGGGGACGGACATTCCCCTCCTGAACGTCGTCATCAAGACCGTACTGGAGAACGGGTGGGTCGACGAGGCGTTCGTCGAGGAGCGCACCGAGGGCTTCGAGCACCTGGAGGAGACGCTGGCGGACTTCGACAAAGCGGAAGCTGCCGCGGAGTGTGGCGTCCCCCTGGAGGACATCGAGCGTGCGGCCGAGGTGTACGCCACCGCCGACAACGCGGCCATCTTCACGGGCATGGGGATGAGCCAGCACACCTGCGGCGTCGACAACGTGCAAAACGAGATCAACCTCGCTCTCATCACCGGGAACCTGGGCCGTCCGGGCACGGGCGTCAACCCCCTCCGCGGCCAGAACAACGTGCAGGGTACCTGTGACGTCGGCGCGATGCCGAACACGCTGCCCGGCTACCAGAACGTCGAGGACGAGGCGCTCCGCGCGGAGGTCGAGGCGGTCTGGGGGTTCGACGTCCCGCCGAACGCGGGGCTGACGAACGTGGAACTCTCCCACGAGGCCGGGCGGAGCGTCCACGGCCTGTACGTGATGGGCGAGAACCCGATCATGAGCGAACCGGACGCCAATCGGGTCGAGGAGCGGCTAGCGGACCTGGAGTTCCTGGTCGTCCAGGACGTCTTCCCGACGGACACGACGGCGTACGCCGACGTGGTCCTCCCCGCTACCTCGTGGGCGGAGCGCGGCGGCACCGTCGTCAACACCGACCGACGGGTCCAGCGCATGCGCGGGATCGGGACGGTCCACCCGAACACGCGACACGACCTCGACATCGTCGCCGACGTGGGGCGGCGGCTGTTCGGCACGGGCGCCGGCTTCGACTTCGAGGAGCCGGAGGCGGTGTTCGAGGAACTCCGGAAGGTCTGTCCCATCTTCGCCGGGATGACCTACGACCGCCTGGGCGAGACGGGGATCCACTGGCCCTGTCTCGAACCCGGCGACGAGGGCGACCCCTACCTCTATGAGGAGGAGTTCACGACGAAAAACGGCCTCGGCTACATCGAGGGCGTCCGCCACCAACCGCCGAAGGAAGTGCCCGACGACGAGTACCCGCTGATCCTCACGACGGCGCGGCTGATCGAACACTACAACACGGGGACGATGAGCCGGCGGTCGCCGACGCTGAATCGCCAACACCCCGAGAACTTCGTCGACGTCCACCCGGCGGACGCCGAGCGGTACGGGGTAGCCGACGGCGACCGGGTCACGCTCCGCTCGCGACGCGGCGAAATCGAGGTGCGGGCACAGGTCACCGAGGACATCAAGGAGGGGACGGTGTGGACGACGCCACACTTCGCGGCGTCGTCGGCCAACCGCCTGACGAACGACGTGCTCGACGAGCGGGCGAAGATCCCGGAGTACAAGGCGGCTGCGGTGGCGCTCGAACCGACAGAGGGTGCGGAGGCGGCCGGGGACGACTGA
- a CDS encoding bifunctional DNA primase/polymerase, producing the protein MTRDAPVAECFRCGEPATEAFGGSALCADCDAALDAGDATDAPDRPDRTPGSSEIPAPLDTLGQMFVPIEPREKGTRRPRTDEHLFAPGDPVLEAYLEAGHGYGVVCRNDLVVLDADAPERLREVIEALPDTAWQVSGSGEGEHYFLQVPGIDEDLKLYHPEDDEHLGEIKGAAQSYVVGPGSIHPSGNRYGPLQVEEIATVEEETLRDLLDPFLRESRRSQDGEPPHEADHDGTSGVTATDDVDLSAYDVLTRGRYPVGERREHPFHGSETGANFMVDDRGETFRCWRHDCTGNALHLIGIEQGIIDCGEWLPSGLDSDTWSDIFAAAREAGYDLPEFEPSESGNTSRVVECAPPADGLEPVDIDAVREQIRGPIYDGFVKRDDAPTVCAHDPGAGKTTTAHLAAADRDRPLGFLFDKHAKAHEHRAGGITPDVDLHLRGASQPREDDCARVTYEGETCDEHGDPSNCPRMCPLYDLPEGHADREAFEALAAEVGPVRAHLILEPHGGDGCAWIDEFADLEGADAVVGVHEYQRLKTVRSAGDEPRDVLVDESPGVLADDRRLTVRDLVQLANTLEGWHGRGRVGETLRRVGRFARDVADALVAGEDLGEITPPTPVADSYESHDDAAGHYMEYVEADECDDARTVEALARARRAFLDHHLGAIRDPDREWKGTPLAIDALLAAAAAAGLDEDLVRTVAGRPLDLDHCPVCASELEFGGGGRHCPACEWTEQDGALTAGDPTPARILAWIDAEPRDPAEEPALVRRRLPSVDELPTDPLVLDATATPERIAALYGAEQDDVHIAGAEQYALPGARVTQILDGQYHASTLRKAVDEDRSTARRVQARLDRAEVVYDRPLVVGRQDTPALFDLPDNARFIHFHAARGLNFEECDAVIVVGAPHPDIEDLRRKAELLAQGREDLRVGGVEHSTREDCPNPPIYRKLRYVDDEGRGRAVATKHYTGLVGALFREAREKELEQVVHRVRPLLGDPDDPVDVELLTNVPTSLPIDEVCSLEELAETPAAMLPVTDGALDLAGTLANIAAGEGPDGFRAAALVERDGDGVRFRIREVHRVARVTGHDVTERTVRRWIEDLEDLGLVDAGDYAPREGVPYSADGATLTRALEVLTNNADVEVAVKRRLAALASELDSAAEWLRRASALVDLRGGATAAGSAANRGDRPPDGAD; encoded by the coding sequence GTGACTCGCGACGCTCCCGTCGCGGAGTGTTTCCGCTGCGGTGAGCCGGCGACCGAGGCCTTCGGTGGGAGTGCCCTCTGTGCGGACTGTGACGCTGCGCTTGACGCCGGCGACGCGACTGACGCTCCGGATCGCCCGGATCGAACTCCCGGGTCGAGCGAGATCCCCGCGCCGCTCGACACGCTTGGCCAGATGTTCGTCCCGATAGAACCCCGGGAGAAGGGCACGCGACGCCCCCGAACCGACGAGCACCTGTTCGCACCGGGCGATCCCGTCCTCGAGGCGTACCTGGAGGCCGGCCACGGCTACGGTGTTGTCTGTCGGAACGACCTCGTCGTCCTCGACGCCGACGCGCCCGAGCGCCTCCGCGAGGTGATCGAGGCGCTTCCCGACACCGCGTGGCAGGTCTCGGGGAGTGGCGAGGGCGAACACTACTTCCTGCAGGTGCCGGGCATCGACGAGGACCTCAAGCTCTACCACCCCGAGGACGACGAACACCTCGGCGAGATCAAAGGCGCCGCGCAGTCCTACGTCGTCGGGCCGGGGTCGATTCACCCCTCGGGCAACCGCTACGGGCCCCTGCAGGTCGAGGAGATCGCGACCGTCGAGGAGGAGACGCTTCGGGACCTGCTCGATCCGTTCCTCCGCGAGTCGCGGCGCTCGCAGGACGGGGAGCCACCCCACGAAGCCGATCACGATGGAACGAGTGGGGTAACTGCCACCGACGACGTCGACCTCTCGGCGTACGATGTCCTTACCCGCGGACGCTACCCTGTGGGCGAGCGTCGCGAACATCCATTCCACGGTTCCGAGACCGGCGCGAACTTCATGGTCGACGACCGCGGCGAGACCTTCCGCTGCTGGCGCCACGACTGCACGGGCAACGCGCTCCACCTCATCGGCATCGAGCAGGGAATCATCGACTGCGGGGAGTGGCTCCCGAGTGGCCTTGACTCGGACACCTGGAGCGACATCTTCGCCGCCGCTCGCGAGGCTGGCTACGACCTCCCCGAGTTCGAACCCAGCGAGTCGGGGAACACCTCCCGTGTCGTCGAGTGTGCCCCGCCAGCCGACGGTCTGGAGCCGGTCGATATCGACGCCGTTCGCGAGCAGATTCGCGGCCCCATCTACGACGGCTTCGTCAAGCGCGACGACGCGCCGACCGTCTGCGCCCACGATCCCGGCGCCGGCAAGACGACGACGGCCCACCTCGCGGCCGCCGATCGCGACCGACCGCTCGGGTTCCTCTTCGACAAGCACGCGAAGGCCCACGAACACCGCGCCGGCGGCATCACGCCCGACGTCGACCTCCACCTCCGCGGTGCCTCCCAGCCTCGCGAGGACGACTGCGCCCGCGTCACCTACGAGGGCGAAACGTGCGACGAGCACGGCGATCCCTCGAACTGCCCGCGGATGTGCCCGCTCTACGACCTCCCCGAAGGCCACGCCGACCGCGAGGCGTTCGAGGCCCTGGCGGCCGAAGTGGGACCGGTCCGCGCCCACCTCATCCTCGAACCCCACGGTGGCGACGGCTGCGCCTGGATCGACGAGTTCGCCGACCTCGAGGGCGCCGACGCCGTCGTCGGTGTCCACGAGTACCAGCGCCTCAAGACCGTCCGCAGTGCTGGCGACGAGCCGCGAGACGTCCTCGTCGACGAGAGTCCCGGCGTGCTCGCCGACGACCGGCGGCTCACGGTTCGGGATCTCGTTCAGCTCGCGAACACCCTCGAAGGCTGGCATGGGCGCGGCCGCGTCGGTGAGACGCTCCGGCGGGTTGGCCGCTTCGCTCGCGATGTCGCCGACGCCCTGGTGGCGGGCGAGGACCTCGGCGAGATCACGCCGCCGACCCCGGTGGCCGACAGCTACGAGAGCCACGACGACGCCGCCGGGCACTACATGGAGTACGTCGAGGCGGACGAGTGCGACGACGCCCGGACCGTCGAAGCCCTCGCGAGGGCACGACGGGCGTTCCTCGACCACCACCTCGGCGCGATCCGCGATCCGGATCGGGAATGGAAGGGGACGCCGCTGGCGATCGACGCGCTGCTCGCCGCCGCGGCGGCCGCCGGCCTCGACGAGGACCTCGTCCGGACGGTCGCCGGCCGCCCGCTCGACCTCGACCACTGCCCGGTGTGTGCCTCGGAGCTCGAGTTCGGGGGTGGCGGCCGACACTGCCCCGCCTGCGAGTGGACCGAGCAGGACGGCGCCCTCACGGCTGGCGACCCCACGCCGGCGCGGATCCTCGCCTGGATCGACGCGGAGCCGCGGGACCCAGCCGAGGAGCCGGCCCTCGTCCGCCGCCGACTCCCCAGCGTCGACGAGCTACCAACTGACCCGCTCGTCCTCGACGCGACGGCGACGCCCGAGCGGATCGCCGCGCTCTACGGCGCCGAGCAGGACGACGTCCACATCGCCGGCGCCGAACAGTACGCCCTCCCCGGCGCCCGCGTCACGCAGATCCTCGACGGCCAGTACCACGCCTCGACGTTGCGGAAAGCCGTCGACGAGGACCGGTCGACCGCTCGGCGCGTGCAGGCCCGCCTCGACCGCGCGGAGGTCGTCTACGACCGCCCGCTCGTCGTCGGGCGCCAGGACACGCCGGCGCTGTTCGACCTCCCCGACAACGCCCGGTTCATCCACTTCCACGCCGCCCGCGGGCTCAACTTCGAGGAGTGCGACGCCGTCATCGTCGTCGGGGCACCCCATCCCGACATCGAGGACCTCCGCCGGAAGGCCGAACTCCTCGCCCAGGGACGAGAGGACCTCCGGGTCGGTGGCGTCGAGCACTCCACCCGCGAGGACTGTCCGAACCCGCCGATCTACCGGAAGCTCCGGTACGTCGACGACGAGGGGCGTGGGCGGGCCGTCGCGACCAAGCACTACACCGGGCTCGTCGGCGCGCTGTTCCGTGAGGCCCGGGAGAAGGAACTCGAACAGGTGGTCCACCGGGTGCGGCCGCTGCTGGGCGATCCCGACGACCCCGTCGACGTCGAGCTCCTCACGAACGTCCCGACCTCGCTCCCCATCGACGAGGTGTGTTCGCTCGAGGAGCTCGCCGAGACGCCGGCGGCGATGCTGCCGGTGACCGATGGAGCGCTCGACCTCGCCGGGACGCTCGCGAACATCGCCGCCGGTGAGGGACCGGACGGCTTCCGCGCCGCCGCGCTCGTCGAGCGAGACGGCGACGGTGTCCGGTTCCGGATCCGGGAGGTCCACCGCGTCGCCCGCGTCACCGGCCACGACGTGACCGAGCGGACGGTCCGGCGCTGGATCGAGGACCTGGAGGACCTCGGGCTCGTCGACGCCGGTGACTACGCACCCCGCGAGGGCGTGCCCTATTCGGCCGACGGCGCCACTTTGACACGGGCGTTAGAGGTTCTAACGAATAACGCCGATGTCGAAGTGGCGGTAAAGCGCCGCTTGGCGGCTCTCGCGTCCGAATTAGATTCGGCAGCCGAGTGGCTTCGGCGAGCCTCGGCGCTCGTCGACCTCCGCGGCGGGGCAACCGCCGCCGGATCCGCGGCGAACCGGGGTGATCGGCCGCCCGATGGCGCGGACTGA
- a CDS encoding winged helix-turn-helix transcriptional regulator, protein MPPESTTGQVRRRQTPVEDRELLDAVYRHTPAGTQEIADTVGISRQGTAYRLQQLEEARQIWSKKVGPTRVWMHPQVTPPR, encoded by the coding sequence ATGCCACCAGAATCCACAACCGGCCAGGTGCGTCGCCGACAGACACCCGTCGAGGACCGCGAGCTCCTCGACGCGGTCTACCGCCACACCCCCGCGGGGACCCAGGAGATCGCCGACACCGTCGGTATCTCTCGGCAGGGGACCGCCTATCGACTCCAGCAGCTCGAGGAGGCGAGGCAGATCTGGAGCAAGAAGGTCGGTCCGACGCGGGTGTGGATGCACCCGCAGGTCACGCCCCCGCGGTGA
- a CDS encoding FlaD/FlaE family flagellar protein: MLDPSDYDPSELRDVADLGDADAEAGVSLPRPEGADYRPATPDEPSHEQCERLVAVGGVAPEAVGERPYLPTFPDVPEGRRIGRDWIAHLVRTAGEAETRAAIARYRARGWIGEDAAATLDDRVGDAVAALDPGDGSLDRADHLLSFAHVVRLLGVGRE, from the coding sequence GTGCTCGATCCCTCGGACTACGATCCGTCGGAACTCCGCGACGTCGCCGACCTGGGGGACGCCGACGCCGAGGCGGGCGTCAGCCTCCCGCGCCCGGAGGGCGCCGACTACCGCCCGGCGACCCCGGACGAACCCTCCCACGAGCAGTGCGAGCGACTCGTCGCCGTCGGCGGCGTCGCCCCCGAGGCGGTGGGCGAGCGCCCGTACCTCCCGACCTTCCCGGACGTCCCGGAGGGTCGGCGGATCGGCCGGGACTGGATCGCCCACCTCGTGCGGACGGCGGGCGAGGCGGAGACCCGGGCGGCCATCGCCCGCTACCGCGCCCGAGGGTGGATCGGCGAGGACGCCGCGGCGACGCTCGACGACCGCGTCGGCGACGCGGTGGCGGCGCTCGACCCGGGGGACGGCTCCCTGGACCGGGCCGATCACCTGCTGAGTTTCGCGCACGTGGTTCGACTGCTCGGGGTCGGGCGGGAGTGA
- a CDS encoding aspartate kinase — protein MRVVAKFGGTSLGSGDRIERAADTVAKAVEEGHEVAIVASAMGSTTDELLEEITFEAEDTDRAEIVSMGERTSVRMLKAALSSRGVEATFVEPGSEAWPIITDEYGEVDAEETLRRARALADELDHVVPVITGFLAQTIDGKVTTLGRGGSDTTAVMLGKFMDADEVVIVTDVEGVMTGDPRVVEGARNVGNITVDELRNLSFRGAEVVAPSALSYKDEDLTVRVVHYQHGDLLTGGTKIEGQFQNLIDMQDEPLACITVAGRALRNRPGILADLTQSLREENINIDAVASGMDSVTFYVNGDLAEDAEFVLHEQVVDDETLSSVTVERQFAVIRVTGGELPNRPGIILDIVQPVSEAGINIHDLITSATSVAIFVEWDDREETLEIVQEQTI, from the coding sequence ATGCGCGTAGTGGCGAAGTTCGGCGGCACCTCGCTGGGTAGCGGCGACCGCATCGAGCGCGCGGCCGACACCGTCGCGAAGGCCGTCGAGGAGGGTCACGAGGTCGCCATCGTCGCGAGCGCGATGGGGTCGACGACCGACGAACTCCTGGAGGAGATCACCTTCGAGGCCGAGGACACCGACCGCGCGGAGATCGTCAGCATGGGGGAGCGAACGAGCGTCCGGATGCTGAAGGCGGCGCTCTCCTCCCGGGGCGTCGAGGCGACGTTCGTCGAACCCGGCTCCGAGGCGTGGCCGATCATCACCGACGAGTACGGCGAGGTCGACGCCGAGGAGACGCTGCGACGCGCCCGGGCGCTCGCGGACGAACTCGATCACGTCGTGCCCGTCATCACGGGCTTTCTCGCCCAGACCATCGACGGCAAGGTGACCACGCTCGGCCGCGGCGGCAGCGACACCACCGCCGTGATGCTCGGGAAGTTCATGGACGCCGACGAGGTGGTCATCGTCACCGACGTCGAGGGCGTCATGACCGGCGATCCCCGGGTCGTCGAGGGCGCGCGCAACGTCGGCAACATCACCGTCGACGAACTGCGGAACCTCTCCTTTCGCGGCGCCGAGGTGGTCGCGCCGAGCGCCCTCTCCTACAAGGACGAGGACCTGACGGTCCGGGTCGTCCACTACCAGCACGGCGACCTGCTGACCGGCGGCACGAAGATCGAGGGACAGTTCCAGAACCTCATCGACATGCAGGACGAACCGCTGGCCTGCATCACCGTCGCCGGCCGCGCGCTCCGGAACCGGCCGGGCATCCTCGCCGACCTCACCCAGTCGCTCCGCGAGGAGAACATCAACATCGACGCCGTCGCCAGCGGGATGGACTCGGTCACCTTCTACGTCAACGGCGACCTGGCCGAGGACGCCGAGTTCGTCCTCCACGAACAGGTGGTCGACGACGAGACCCTCTCCTCGGTGACGGTCGAGCGACAGTTCGCGGTGATCCGGGTCACGGGCGGCGAACTCCCGAACCGCCCCGGCATCATCCTCGACATCGTCCAGCCGGTTTCGGAGGCCGGCATCAACATCCACGACCTCATCACCTCGGCCACCTCCGTCGCCATCTTCGTCGAGTGGGACGACCGCGAGGAGACCCTCGAAATCGTGCAGGAACAGACGATCTGA
- a CDS encoding DNA-directed DNA polymerase II small subunit has translation MPLETPARIARELARRGYNAEREAVTLLAGATDPASALDAAVETAPDDALRLTTDHVRSALAAADPSASADDSDAASAGPSASHATPTAETTDTPTAETTDTTVSTPPDSTSRSITENGSPVETKGSEEGGESGRRPEPPEVDGDVTGRSTGTGEYADFVSVFRDRYEKLSGQLRGRVNHRPATAIADMPGGSDVAMIGLVDEIRTSANGHWIVELEDTTGTFPFMVTKDREITDLVDELLLDECLAVEGTLSDDAGIAFVDSLHFPDVPRTYRPSTADRHVQAALVSDIHVGSQEFEAEAWERFADWLHTEEASAVEYLLIAGDMVEGVGVYPDQDEELDIVDIYDQYERFSEHLKSVPGDLEIVMIPGNHDAVRLAEPQPGFDEELRDIMGAHDARIVGNPSTVTVEGVSVLMYHGVSLDEVIAELPEEKASYDHPHRAMYHLLKKRHVAPKYGGHMRLAPEERDYLVVEDVPDIFHTGHVHKLGYGKYHNVLAVNSGCWQAQTAFQESVNIDPDVGFAPIVDLDTLDLTVRKFA, from the coding sequence GTGCCTCTCGAGACGCCCGCACGGATCGCCCGGGAACTCGCCCGTCGCGGCTACAACGCCGAGCGCGAGGCCGTGACGCTCCTCGCGGGCGCCACCGACCCGGCGAGTGCCCTCGACGCGGCCGTCGAGACGGCCCCCGACGACGCGCTCCGTCTCACGACCGACCACGTCCGGTCGGCGCTCGCCGCGGCCGACCCGTCGGCGTCGGCCGACGACTCGGACGCCGCGTCCGCCGGGCCGTCGGCGTCCCACGCGACCCCGACTGCCGAGACGACCGACACCCCGACTGCCGAGACGACCGACACCACCGTTTCGACTCCACCCGATTCGACGTCTCGTTCCATCACGGAAAATGGTTCTCCAGTCGAAACGAAGGGGTCCGAGGAGGGGGGTGAATCCGGGCGACGACCCGAGCCCCCGGAGGTCGACGGCGACGTGACCGGCCGGAGTACCGGGACCGGCGAGTACGCCGACTTCGTCTCGGTGTTTCGCGACCGGTACGAGAAGCTCTCGGGGCAGCTCCGGGGTCGGGTGAACCACCGCCCGGCCACCGCCATCGCCGACATGCCGGGCGGCAGCGACGTGGCGATGATCGGGCTGGTCGACGAGATACGCACCTCGGCGAACGGCCACTGGATCGTCGAACTCGAGGACACGACCGGGACGTTTCCCTTCATGGTCACGAAGGACCGCGAGATCACGGACCTCGTCGACGAACTCCTCCTCGACGAGTGTCTCGCCGTCGAGGGGACGCTCTCGGACGACGCGGGCATCGCCTTCGTCGACTCGCTTCACTTCCCGGACGTGCCCCGGACGTACCGGCCGTCGACCGCCGACCGGCACGTGCAGGCGGCGCTCGTCTCCGACATCCACGTCGGGAGCCAGGAGTTCGAGGCCGAGGCCTGGGAGCGCTTCGCCGACTGGCTCCACACCGAGGAGGCGTCGGCCGTCGAGTACCTGTTGATCGCGGGCGACATGGTCGAGGGGGTGGGCGTCTACCCCGATCAGGACGAGGAACTCGACATCGTCGACATCTACGACCAGTACGAGCGGTTCTCGGAACACCTCAAGTCGGTGCCCGGCGACCTGGAGATCGTGATGATCCCGGGCAACCACGACGCCGTCCGCCTCGCGGAGCCCCAACCGGGCTTCGACGAGGAACTCCGGGACATCATGGGTGCCCACGACGCGCGGATCGTCGGCAACCCCTCGACGGTCACCGTCGAGGGCGTCTCGGTGCTGATGTATCACGGCGTCTCGCTCGACGAGGTGATCGCCGAACTTCCGGAGGAGAAAGCGAGCTACGACCACCCCCACCGGGCGATGTACCACCTGCTGAAGAAACGCCACGTCGCGCCGAAGTACGGCGGCCACATGCGACTCGCCCCCGAGGAGCGGGACTACCTGGTCGTCGAGGACGTCCCCGACATTTTCCACACCGGCCACGTCCACAAACTCGGCTACGGCAAGTACCACAACGTCCTCGCGGTCAACAGCGGCTGCTGGCAGGCACAGACCGCCTTCCAGGAGAGCGTCAACATCGACCCCGACGTCGGCTTCGCGCCCATCGTCGACCTGGACACCCTGGACCTGACGGTCCGGAAGTTCGCCTGA
- a CDS encoding metallophosphoesterase family protein yields MRLGVISDIHGNRVALDAVLDDLPTVDGLVCAGDVVGYNPWPADCVAAVRDRGIPTVMGNHDRAVARDTGFRFNAMAAAGVEYARRRLDADALSWLSDLPDERRVVDGRVKLVHGHPDDPDRYTYPEEFAASMLDDEDLLVTGHTHVQGHRVFDEGVVMNPGSVGQPRDGDPRAGYAVVELGDGAGGDAVTVDERRVEYDVDAVVEAVADAGLPTRIGTRLREGQ; encoded by the coding sequence ATGCGACTGGGCGTCATCTCGGACATCCACGGGAATCGGGTCGCCCTCGACGCCGTCCTCGACGACCTGCCGACGGTGGACGGCCTCGTGTGTGCGGGCGACGTGGTCGGGTACAATCCCTGGCCGGCGGACTGCGTGGCGGCCGTCCGCGACCGGGGGATTCCGACGGTGATGGGGAACCACGACCGCGCCGTCGCCCGGGACACGGGGTTCCGGTTCAACGCGATGGCGGCCGCGGGCGTGGAGTACGCCCGGCGCCGACTCGACGCGGACGCCCTGTCGTGGCTGTCCGACCTCCCCGACGAGCGCCGCGTCGTCGACGGGCGGGTGAAACTCGTCCACGGCCACCCCGACGACCCAGACCGGTACACCTACCCCGAGGAGTTCGCGGCGTCGATGCTGGACGACGAGGACCTCCTCGTCACGGGACACACCCACGTGCAGGGCCACCGCGTCTTCGACGAGGGCGTCGTGATGAACCCGGGGAGCGTGGGGCAACCCCGGGACGGCGACCCACGGGCGGGCTACGCGGTGGTCGAACTCGGGGACGGCGCGGGCGGCGACGCGGTGACGGTCGACGAGCGTCGCGTCGAGTACGACGTGGACGCGGTCGTCGAGGCCGTGGCGGACGCGGGACTGCCGACGCGGATCGGGACCCGGCTTCGGGAGGGGCAGTAG
- a CDS encoding IMP cyclohydrolase produces MYVGRFVVVGPGIGAYRVSSRSFPNRRIVEREGTLTVAPTPDAPETDNPYVSYNCVRESEGRAVLGNGSHVDPVTEKLDMGYPARDALATALLSLDYEKDDYDTPRIAGVVEAGTATVGVVRRDALLVESVAEPTLVATYEETEPRAFEFAAADAAAAAREAYGLDFEHAICAAGVAVDGGVETAVVNGD; encoded by the coding sequence ATGTACGTCGGTCGCTTCGTCGTCGTCGGGCCGGGGATCGGCGCCTACCGCGTCTCCTCCCGGTCCTTCCCGAACCGTCGGATCGTCGAGCGCGAGGGAACGCTGACCGTCGCGCCCACGCCGGACGCGCCCGAGACGGACAACCCCTACGTCTCCTACAACTGCGTCCGCGAGAGCGAGGGGCGGGCGGTCCTCGGCAACGGCTCCCACGTCGACCCGGTGACGGAGAAACTCGACATGGGCTACCCGGCGCGGGACGCGCTGGCGACGGCGCTGCTCTCGCTCGACTACGAGAAGGACGACTACGACACCCCGCGGATCGCCGGCGTCGTCGAGGCGGGGACGGCGACGGTGGGGGTCGTCCGCCGGGACGCCCTGCTCGTCGAATCGGTGGCGGAGCCGACGCTGGTCGCCACCTACGAGGAAACCGAGCCACGGGCGTTCGAGTTCGCGGCGGCGGACGCCGCGGCGGCGGCCCGGGAGGCGTACGGCCTCGACTTCGAACACGCGATCTGTGCGGCGGGCGTCGCCGTCGACGGCGGGGTGGAGACGGCGGTGGTGAACGGCGACTAG